In the Anaerosporomusa subterranea genome, one interval contains:
- a CDS encoding (2Fe-2S) ferredoxin domain-containing protein — translation MEQLVVEICAGTSCYLLGSQDLIDALETLPPDKRSKIDLRGITCLKACGHGPNVRIKGVVLSNMTPDRLLQAIEDNL, via the coding sequence ATGGAGCAATTAGTTGTAGAAATTTGTGCTGGTACCTCCTGTTATCTGCTAGGATCGCAGGATTTAATCGATGCTTTGGAGACATTGCCGCCAGATAAACGCTCAAAAATTGATTTGCGAGGTATTACTTGCTTAAAAGCCTGCGGACATGGTCCGAATGTGCGGATTAAAGGTGTTGTGTTGAGTAACATGACTCCGGATCGTCTACTGCAGGCGATTGAAGATAATCTATGA
- a CDS encoding [Fe-Fe] hydrogenase large subunit C-terminal domain-containing protein codes for MKTISTQKVNCKDCHRCVRACPVKAIAIKKGHAQLVDDKCVLCGKCVVECPQNAKQVDDQTSIVREALTSNRQVIMSLAPSFVSAFPGFSSEEIIGMIRSLGFRIIEETAIGAEIVADFYRTHVEKTEQTVISACCPAIVNLITKYYPDLSKNLSPVVSPMLAHGRLLKSRYGQDCFVVFAGPCIAKIAEAEADGRAIDAVITFNQLRTMLDEVKSQLAPEEAGYLEDKAAFERARLFPLAGGILQSAFGEDDTELDLISVDGLRQCMLVFDSLAKGEIQPRFIEALACIGGCINGPAGDSSQSLPAKRRLVTRYAATGKRRRNQVPDISFNCEHLPAPITRALPTEQEIREILRQTGKYSKTDEKNCGACGYNSCRDNAVAVFQGLTETDTCVPYMRTKAESFANIVVDNSLNAIIVLDERLIIQEFNPSAERMFNRRHELTKGLSLTEVMDCTDILSAIQECRKVSGQRVEFPEFSLVTEKMIVPVPEHRLTFLIFSDVTEQERRSHELERMKIDTIDKAKEIINKQMHVAQEIAGLLGETTAETKSTLLELIAIMREKEGR; via the coding sequence ATGAAAACGATTAGCACGCAGAAAGTCAATTGCAAAGACTGTCATCGCTGTGTCCGTGCTTGTCCTGTAAAAGCAATAGCAATTAAAAAAGGCCACGCTCAACTTGTTGATGATAAATGTGTCTTATGTGGGAAATGTGTTGTCGAGTGTCCGCAAAATGCTAAACAAGTCGATGATCAAACAAGTATCGTGCGAGAGGCGCTTACTTCGAATCGCCAAGTAATTATGAGTCTTGCACCATCATTTGTTTCTGCGTTTCCGGGATTCTCTTCGGAAGAAATTATAGGAATGATTCGCAGCCTTGGGTTTCGCATCATTGAGGAAACTGCAATAGGTGCGGAAATTGTCGCCGATTTCTACCGGACACATGTTGAGAAGACTGAGCAAACTGTGATATCTGCATGTTGTCCAGCGATTGTTAACCTAATTACCAAATACTATCCTGATCTTTCGAAAAATTTGTCGCCAGTTGTGTCACCGATGTTAGCTCACGGGCGGTTATTGAAGTCACGTTATGGACAAGACTGCTTTGTTGTCTTCGCAGGTCCATGTATTGCAAAAATAGCTGAAGCCGAGGCTGACGGCAGAGCGATTGACGCTGTCATTACTTTCAATCAGCTTCGCACTATGCTGGATGAAGTTAAGTCGCAGCTTGCACCGGAAGAAGCCGGATATTTAGAAGACAAGGCAGCTTTCGAACGAGCACGTTTGTTTCCATTAGCTGGCGGGATACTGCAATCCGCTTTTGGCGAGGACGATACAGAGCTTGATTTGATTTCTGTAGATGGATTGCGTCAATGTATGCTTGTTTTCGATAGTTTAGCTAAAGGCGAGATACAACCACGCTTTATCGAAGCGCTAGCTTGTATCGGCGGTTGCATCAATGGACCTGCGGGAGATTCCAGTCAGTCTCTGCCTGCCAAACGGCGCCTGGTAACGCGCTATGCCGCCACTGGCAAGCGCCGACGTAATCAGGTCCCGGACATTTCTTTCAATTGTGAACATTTGCCTGCCCCGATTACCCGAGCTTTGCCGACTGAACAGGAGATCAGAGAAATCCTGCGACAGACGGGAAAATACAGTAAAACGGATGAAAAGAACTGCGGTGCTTGCGGTTATAATTCTTGCCGTGACAATGCGGTAGCTGTATTTCAGGGATTGACGGAAACAGACACTTGCGTGCCGTATATGCGTACCAAAGCTGAGTCTTTTGCTAACATTGTTGTTGACAATTCCTTGAATGCCATCATTGTTCTTGATGAGAGGTTAATTATTCAAGAGTTTAATCCGTCTGCTGAGCGGATGTTCAATCGTCGTCATGAATTAACTAAAGGTTTGAGTCTGACTGAAGTTATGGATTGCACTGACATATTGAGTGCTATACAAGAGTGCCGAAAGGTATCAGGACAGCGTGTTGAGTTCCCCGAATTTTCATTGGTCACCGAAAAAATGATCGTGCCAGTACCGGAGCACCGCTTGACTTTTTTGATTTTTTCAGATGTGACAGAACAAGAGCGTCGCAGTCATGAACTAGAACGAATGAAAATCGACACAATTGATAAAGCCAAGGAAATTATTAATAAGCAAATGCATGTGGCGCAGGAAATCGCCGGACTTTTGGGTGAGACAACAGCTGAAACCAAATCAACTCTATTAGAACTGATTGCCATTATGCGGGAGAAGGAGGGCCGCTGA
- a CDS encoding SpoIIE family protein phosphatase encodes MEELHAEVGIAQLSKIGEELCGDKIEIVRTADSTIVVLSDGLGSGVKANILATLTTKIASSMLQRGVLLEDVVDTITETLPVCRQRKIAYSTFQILQITPAGQATVVEFDCPRTFIIRSGRVVPFPTHEKSIGGKIINIGQLLLQENDIIVFVSDGVIHAGIGGLLKLGWSWDGIAQYLESEYALDWDADVVVRRVMDCCEGYYLSRPGDDSSAVAVRLRRPRYLSLLTGPPSDTSCDERVVKRFLCQPGVKVVSGGTTANIVSRLIRQPLHVDLSYYDPEIPPIGRLKGIDLVTEGVLTLNAAVDRINHSQHLNNPSFQDGATLLARRLLYADKISVFAGTAINPAHQNPNFPLDINLKAQVLGKLKVALEQRGKQIEIEWL; translated from the coding sequence ATGGAGGAACTACATGCTGAAGTGGGAATCGCACAATTATCGAAGATTGGTGAAGAACTGTGCGGTGATAAAATCGAAATTGTTAGAACGGCAGATTCTACCATTGTTGTGTTGTCAGACGGATTAGGCAGTGGGGTGAAAGCCAATATCCTCGCTACCCTAACTACCAAGATTGCTAGTTCGATGTTGCAACGAGGCGTTCTGCTTGAAGATGTTGTGGACACCATAACAGAAACTTTGCCGGTCTGTCGGCAACGAAAAATTGCCTACTCTACATTCCAGATTCTACAGATTACACCGGCAGGGCAGGCTACTGTAGTTGAATTTGATTGTCCACGCACCTTCATTATCCGTAGCGGAAGGGTGGTCCCTTTTCCTACTCATGAAAAAAGCATTGGCGGCAAGATAATAAATATCGGTCAATTATTATTACAGGAAAATGATATAATTGTTTTTGTCAGCGATGGAGTCATTCATGCTGGTATTGGCGGATTGCTCAAACTTGGCTGGAGTTGGGATGGCATTGCCCAGTACTTGGAGTCTGAGTATGCACTGGATTGGGATGCAGATGTAGTTGTTAGACGGGTGATGGATTGCTGTGAAGGGTATTACTTGAGCCGTCCAGGCGATGATTCGAGCGCCGTTGCTGTTAGACTTCGTCGTCCACGTTATTTGTCTCTGCTTACCGGACCTCCTTCAGATACAAGCTGTGATGAAAGAGTGGTTAAACGCTTTCTTTGTCAACCTGGCGTAAAAGTGGTCTCAGGCGGTACCACCGCCAATATTGTCAGTCGACTGATACGCCAGCCGTTGCATGTCGACTTATCTTACTATGATCCGGAGATTCCACCTATTGGACGATTAAAAGGGATTGATTTGGTCACAGAGGGTGTGTTAACATTGAATGCGGCAGTTGACCGCATCAACCATTCACAGCATTTAAATAACCCATCTTTTCAGGATGGAGCTACATTACTGGCGAGGCGGCTACTTTATGCTGATAAGATCTCCGTCTTCGCGGGGACTGCTATAAATCCGGCTCACCAGAATCCTAATTTTCCGTTAGATATAAACCTGAAAGCGCAAGTCCTAGGCAAACTGAAGGTTGCGCTTGAACAACGGGGAAAACAAATAGAAATTGAATGGTTATGA
- a CDS encoding NAD(P)H-dependent oxidoreductase subunit E produces MVKISICIGSACHLRGAHNVLNAFTSLVEKYDTQAVVDIEGNFCQGRCTEGVVIKIDDEVITNVSKDKVHDIFVDKVLGR; encoded by the coding sequence ATGGTAAAAATCTCTATCTGTATCGGCAGCGCCTGTCATTTACGTGGAGCGCATAACGTTTTAAACGCTTTTACTTCTTTAGTAGAGAAATATGATACGCAGGCCGTTGTTGATATCGAAGGGAACTTTTGTCAAGGGCGCTGTACAGAGGGTGTAGTGATAAAAATCGATGATGAAGTTATTACAAATGTCTCCAAAGACAAAGTTCATGACATTTTTGTAGATAAAGTATTAGGACGGTGA